Proteins encoded within one genomic window of Halorussus salilacus:
- the tnpA gene encoding IS200/IS605 family transposase, protein MPRGFDRERTNVHKLQYHFIWCPKYRKSVLEGEVRDRLKELIEDKADELGLEILELAIRPDHVHLFITGDPTLAPNKIMQQVKGYSSRHLRDEFDFGLPSLWTRSYFVSSAGDVSSEVIEEYIDAQAGE, encoded by the coding sequence ATGCCCCGTGGGTTCGACAGGGAACGTACCAATGTCCACAAACTCCAGTACCACTTCATCTGGTGTCCGAAGTACCGCAAATCGGTGCTTGAGGGCGAGGTACGTGACCGTCTCAAAGAACTCATCGAGGACAAAGCCGACGAACTCGGGTTAGAGATACTGGAGTTGGCGATTCGTCCCGACCACGTTCACTTGTTCATCACGGGCGACCCGACACTCGCCCCGAACAAGATAATGCAACAGGTCAAGGGCTACTCCTCGCGCCACCTCCGCGACGAGTTCGACTTCGGCTTGCCGTCGCTGTGGACGCGCTCGTACTTTGTCTCAAGTGCGGGCGACGTATCCAGCGAAGTCATCGAGGAGTACATCGACGCCCAAGCAGGTGAGTAG
- a CDS encoding universal stress protein: MAIDTILLAVGPGDADRTENLAQAVVDVAKPTDATVVLAHVFTDEEFDDVVASLDYDPAGEISADEVAARHATVRELTDYLTDAGVTYRVRGTVGPHGESIVGLAREVQADQVFVGGRKRSPTGKAVFGSTAQEVMLSAPCPVTFVRSD, from the coding sequence ATGGCTATCGACACCATCCTGCTCGCGGTCGGGCCGGGCGACGCCGACCGCACCGAGAACCTCGCTCAGGCCGTCGTCGACGTGGCCAAACCGACCGACGCGACGGTGGTACTCGCACATGTGTTCACCGACGAGGAGTTCGACGACGTGGTCGCCAGCCTCGACTACGACCCGGCGGGCGAGATCAGCGCCGACGAGGTGGCCGCACGCCACGCCACCGTCCGCGAACTCACCGACTACCTCACCGACGCGGGAGTCACCTATCGGGTGCGCGGTACGGTCGGGCCGCACGGCGAGAGCATCGTGGGACTCGCGCGCGAGGTCCAGGCCGATCAGGTGTTCGTCGGCGGGCGAAAGCGCTCGCCCACCGGCAAGGCGGTGTTCGGCTCGACCGCCCAGGAAGTGATGCTGTCGGCCCCCTGCCCTGTCACGTTCGTCCGGTCGGACTGA
- a CDS encoding NifU family protein: MTDDDDSLQARVERWLTGQMPIISMHGGESAVQKADPETGEVVVELGGACSGCAISPRTAQNIKLDLAKDFEEVDDVTVRVADDGTGDWDVDQPESVMGIDRNEGGRGGRGEGSPDSDFI, from the coding sequence ATGACCGACGACGACGACTCGCTTCAGGCCCGGGTCGAGCGGTGGCTCACCGGCCAGATGCCCATCATCAGCATGCACGGGGGCGAGAGTGCGGTCCAGAAGGCCGACCCCGAGACCGGCGAGGTCGTCGTCGAACTGGGCGGCGCGTGCTCGGGATGCGCCATCAGCCCCCGGACCGCCCAGAACATCAAGCTCGACCTCGCCAAGGACTTCGAGGAGGTCGATGACGTGACCGTCCGGGTCGCAGACGACGGCACCGGCGACTGGGACGTCGACCAGCCCGAGAGCGTGATGGGCATCGACCGCAACGAGGGCGGCCGCGGGGGTCGCGGCGAGGGGTCGCCCGACAGCGACTTCATCTGA
- a CDS encoding DUF7563 family protein, which translates to MPECQNCGAFVTDAYARVFTPRGVENPRVCPECEDKIRDGSEVREARSPRNTS; encoded by the coding sequence ATGCCAGAGTGTCAGAACTGCGGGGCCTTCGTGACCGACGCGTACGCGCGGGTGTTCACCCCGCGAGGCGTCGAGAATCCGCGAGTCTGCCCCGAATGCGAGGACAAGATTCGAGACGGAAGCGAAGTACGCGAAGCGCGCTCGCCGCGCAACACCTCCTGA
- a CDS encoding riboflavin synthase, translated as MFTGIVEEAGEVREVTETDDGRRLRISGEEVTADLDRGQSVSVSGVCLTVEDHEPGWFEVFLASETVEKTYLGEVGVGDPVNLERAMAADGRFDGHVVQGHVDATAEVADVRQVGEDWEYAFTVPEGYGRYVVDKGSVTIDGISLTVADRREDAITVAIIPETRRVTNLSEKEPGDPVHLEVDVIAKYAERLLDGAGFEA; from the coding sequence ATGTTTACCGGAATCGTTGAGGAAGCGGGCGAGGTGCGCGAGGTGACCGAGACCGACGACGGTCGCCGTCTCCGCATCTCGGGCGAGGAGGTGACCGCCGACCTCGACCGCGGCCAGAGCGTCAGCGTGAGCGGCGTCTGCCTGACGGTCGAGGACCACGAACCCGGGTGGTTCGAGGTCTTTCTGGCGAGCGAGACGGTCGAGAAGACCTACCTCGGCGAGGTCGGGGTCGGCGACCCGGTCAACCTCGAACGCGCGATGGCGGCCGACGGCCGGTTCGACGGCCACGTCGTGCAGGGTCACGTCGATGCGACCGCGGAGGTCGCCGACGTGCGGCAGGTCGGTGAAGACTGGGAGTACGCGTTCACCGTCCCCGAGGGGTACGGCAGGTACGTCGTGGACAAGGGGTCGGTCACGATAGACGGCATCAGCCTCACCGTGGCCGACCGCCGCGAGGACGCCATCACGGTCGCCATCATCCCCGAGACCCGGCGGGTGACAAACCTCTCGGAGAAGGAGCCGGGCGACCCCGTCCACCTCGAAGTCGACGTGATCGCCAAGTACGCAGAGCGCCTGCTCGACGGCGCGGGATTCGAGGCGTAG
- a CDS encoding YqjF family protein: MSLPLHMGWRHALFANWSVDPSVLAPHVPDSVSLDTYDGRAWLTVLPFTNVDVRPPWLPEGVGIRLPEVNLRTYVAREGEPGVYFFNLDADGVLSVLGARATHFLPYFHARIRHRVADDGRVRFESARRHPGARPARFVATYRPDGERFRSEPGSLAEFLTERHRYYAESPSGRLRYADVRHERWALYPATVDIEENTVFRANAFETPATDPVCYYSPGVDVLASANREWAGPTGDLAELVAPIRES; this comes from the coding sequence ATGTCCCTCCCGCTCCACATGGGGTGGCGACACGCGCTGTTCGCCAACTGGTCGGTGGACCCGAGCGTCCTCGCCCCGCACGTTCCCGATTCGGTGTCGCTCGACACGTACGACGGCCGGGCGTGGCTGACGGTGCTCCCGTTCACGAACGTCGACGTGCGCCCGCCGTGGCTCCCCGAGGGCGTCGGGATTCGCCTCCCGGAGGTGAACCTCCGGACCTACGTCGCCCGCGAGGGCGAACCCGGCGTCTACTTCTTCAACCTCGACGCCGACGGCGTGCTGTCGGTCCTCGGGGCGCGAGCCACCCACTTCCTGCCGTACTTCCACGCGCGGATACGCCACCGGGTCGCCGACGACGGCCGAGTTCGGTTCGAGAGCGCGCGCCGCCACCCCGGCGCGCGCCCGGCGCGGTTCGTCGCCACCTACCGGCCCGACGGCGAGCGGTTCCGGTCGGAACCCGGGTCGCTGGCGGAGTTCCTGACCGAGCGCCACCGCTACTACGCCGAGTCGCCCAGCGGGCGACTCCGGTACGCCGACGTGCGCCACGAGCGGTGGGCGCTGTACCCCGCGACGGTGGACATCGAGGAGAACACGGTGTTCCGGGCGAACGCGTTCGAGACGCCCGCGACAGACCCGGTGTGCTACTACAGTCCGGGCGTGGACGTGCTCGCGTCGGCGAATCGCGAGTGGGCCGGACCGACCGGCGACCTCGCGGAGTTGGTCGCGCCGATACGCGAGTCCTAA
- a CDS encoding ROK family protein, with protein sequence MAYYAGVDLGATNVRAAVADEEGQVVSVHRADTPRGPTGIAVTEAVLTCLREAAAAAGIDPTEVRAVGIGSIGPLDLAEGTVDNPANLPDTVERIPLTGPVGELVGSDRVYLHNDTVAGVIGERFHSDRNPDDMVYLTISSGIGAGVCVDGEVLAGWDGNAGEVGHMVVDPQGRRTCGCGHEGHWEAYCSGNNIPEYAKLLAEDDPGLDTALPLDDPDFSAVDVFDRAGDDEFAAHVVDQVAHWNALGVTNVVQAYAPLVVYVGGAVALNNEALVVDPIRDRLDDLVFNNVPDVQLTTLGDDVVLKGAIASALTGGTGDSTRVA encoded by the coding sequence ATGGCGTACTACGCGGGCGTTGACCTCGGTGCGACGAACGTCAGAGCCGCGGTCGCCGACGAGGAGGGGCAGGTCGTGAGCGTCCACCGCGCCGACACGCCGCGCGGGCCGACCGGCATCGCCGTGACCGAGGCGGTGCTGACGTGCCTCCGCGAGGCCGCCGCCGCGGCGGGAATCGACCCCACCGAGGTCCGCGCCGTCGGTATCGGTAGCATCGGGCCGCTCGACCTCGCGGAGGGGACCGTCGACAACCCGGCGAACCTCCCGGACACCGTCGAGCGCATCCCGCTGACGGGTCCCGTCGGCGAACTCGTCGGCTCCGACCGGGTGTACCTCCACAACGACACCGTCGCGGGCGTCATCGGCGAGCGCTTCCACAGCGACCGAAACCCCGACGACATGGTGTATCTCACCATCTCGTCGGGCATCGGCGCGGGGGTGTGCGTCGACGGCGAGGTGCTCGCGGGGTGGGACGGCAACGCGGGCGAGGTCGGCCACATGGTGGTCGACCCGCAGGGCAGACGGACGTGCGGGTGCGGCCACGAGGGCCACTGGGAGGCGTACTGCTCGGGCAACAACATCCCCGAGTACGCGAAACTCCTCGCCGAGGACGACCCCGGCCTCGACACCGCGCTCCCCCTGGATGACCCCGACTTCTCCGCGGTCGACGTGTTCGACCGCGCGGGCGACGACGAGTTCGCCGCCCACGTCGTCGATCAGGTCGCCCACTGGAACGCGCTCGGCGTGACCAACGTCGTGCAGGCGTACGCCCCGCTGGTCGTCTACGTCGGCGGTGCGGTCGCGCTGAACAACGAGGCACTCGTCGTGGACCCGATTCGCGACCGCCTCGACGACCTGGTGTTCAACAACGTCCCCGACGTGCAGTTGACCACGCTCGGCGACGACGTGGTGCTGAAGGGCGCAATCGCGAGCGCCCTGACCGGCGGGACCGGCGACTCGACGCGGGTGGCCTGA
- a CDS encoding HVO_0416 family zinc finger protein: MATAPTGDDDALFDEFLSERGHETEDVGWQEDYNKLQCPECGGLHDTSASECSVCGWHPR; this comes from the coding sequence ATGGCGACCGCACCGACCGGCGACGACGACGCCCTTTTCGACGAATTCCTGTCCGAGCGTGGCCACGAAACCGAGGACGTCGGCTGGCAGGAGGACTACAACAAACTCCAGTGTCCGGAGTGCGGCGGGCTCCACGATACCTCCGCGAGCGAGTGTTCGGTCTGCGGGTGGCACCCGCGATAG
- a CDS encoding CBS domain-containing protein: protein MLVRDAMTADVVTVEADAPLQQAVGRMLRERVGSVVLKRDGTPVGIVTETDALKAGYLSERPFTEVPASKAASDSLVTTTPDATIRKAVQTMHEKDVKKLPVVESMEIVGMLTMTDVVHEQEALIEEAHRLEQGRQGWSPEQERWNLDEY from the coding sequence ATGCTCGTTCGAGACGCGATGACGGCCGACGTGGTGACCGTCGAGGCCGACGCCCCGCTCCAGCAGGCGGTCGGCCGGATGCTCCGCGAGCGCGTCGGGAGTGTCGTCCTCAAGCGAGACGGGACCCCCGTCGGAATAGTGACCGAGACCGACGCGCTGAAGGCGGGCTACCTATCCGAGCGACCGTTCACCGAGGTTCCGGCCTCGAAGGCGGCAAGCGACTCGCTCGTGACCACTACACCTGACGCGACGATACGCAAGGCGGTCCAGACGATGCACGAGAAGGACGTGAAGAAACTCCCAGTCGTGGAGTCGATGGAGATCGTCGGGATGCTGACGATGACCGACGTGGTGCACGAACAGGAGGCACTCATCGAGGAGGCCCACCGACTGGAGCAGGGTCGGCAGGGCTGGTCGCCCGAACAGGAGCGGTGGAATCTGGACGAATACTGA
- a CDS encoding KTSC domain-containing protein translates to MNRTPVVSSNLESVGYDADSQVLEIEFGNGVYQYFGVPESVYRGLMNAASHGKYHHRNIRDVYPYERIR, encoded by the coding sequence ATGAATCGGACACCAGTTGTTTCAAGCAATCTCGAAAGTGTCGGCTATGACGCGGACAGCCAAGTCTTGGAGATCGAGTTCGGTAACGGTGTGTACCAGTATTTTGGCGTTCCAGAGAGCGTATATCGGGGGCTAATGAATGCCGCGTCTCATGGAAAATACCACCATCGGAATATAAGAGACGTGTATCCGTACGAACGAATTCGGTAA
- a CDS encoding RNA-guided endonuclease InsQ/TnpB family protein, which produces MQRNVSTTVRVKLHSLTNRKADLLAREYEAFQTEVHGGDANLYSATDQQASKVQRQKDPNPNTEQPVVLRNDVFDVAHDEGTVLSSWWVKVPVYDSEQGRGNSIWCPAHVPHKDEQLVREGDVRDSELVRRDGDWYVHLVVKRSVTVQDEYDDVLAIDMGARWVATCAFLSDRKTTFYGEEVRRIREHYKQLRKSIGKAKPRQGQQVVERIGDAEARKVDDRLHKIARQIVEDAEERNAVIVVGDLGGIRKDNDKGRYVNDKTHKMPFARLLNYIEYKAHDAGIDVQLVEEYDTSKTCNRCACEGVRETQGRFECPECGLDDNADKNGALNIGKRALGKFSKPLSEAGAVLAQPETQVIVQRDDEPANLSVFVGSTPSGGTPRL; this is translated from the coding sequence ATGCAACGGAACGTCTCAACCACGGTGCGGGTCAAACTCCACTCGCTGACCAACAGGAAAGCCGATCTGCTCGCCCGTGAGTACGAGGCGTTTCAGACCGAGGTACACGGCGGAGACGCCAACCTCTACTCCGCAACCGACCAGCAGGCGTCGAAAGTCCAACGACAGAAAGACCCGAACCCAAACACCGAACAACCCGTCGTCCTCCGCAACGACGTGTTCGACGTGGCTCACGACGAGGGCACCGTCCTTTCGTCGTGGTGGGTGAAAGTCCCCGTCTACGACTCCGAACAGGGGCGGGGCAACTCCATCTGGTGTCCCGCTCACGTCCCGCACAAGGACGAACAACTCGTCCGTGAGGGCGACGTTCGGGACAGCGAACTGGTGCGCCGTGACGGTGACTGGTACGTCCATCTCGTCGTAAAGCGGTCTGTGACCGTTCAAGACGAGTATGACGACGTGCTGGCTATCGACATGGGTGCACGGTGGGTCGCTACTTGCGCGTTCCTCTCTGACCGCAAGACCACCTTCTACGGCGAGGAAGTGCGTCGTATCCGCGAACACTACAAGCAGTTGCGAAAGTCCATCGGGAAAGCGAAACCCCGACAGGGACAGCAGGTGGTAGAGCGTATCGGTGACGCGGAAGCGCGGAAGGTGGACGACCGCCTCCACAAGATTGCACGCCAAATCGTGGAGGACGCCGAAGAACGGAACGCGGTCATCGTCGTGGGCGACCTCGGCGGGATTCGCAAGGACAACGACAAAGGGCGGTACGTCAACGACAAGACCCACAAGATGCCGTTCGCCCGCCTGCTCAACTACATTGAGTACAAGGCCCACGACGCAGGCATCGACGTACAGTTGGTCGAAGAATACGACACATCGAAGACCTGCAATCGGTGTGCCTGCGAGGGCGTGCGTGAAACGCAGGGCCGTTTTGAGTGTCCTGAGTGTGGGCTGGACGATAATGCGGACAAGAATGGTGCGCTGAATATCGGCAAACGAGCCTTGGGCAAGTTCTCGAAACCGCTGTCCGAGGCGGGGGCTGTACTGGCACAGCCCGAAACGCAGGTCATCGTCCAACGTGACGACGAACCTGCGAACCTCTCCGTATTCGTGGGTTCAACCCCCAGTGGGGGAACCCCACGGCTTTAG
- a CDS encoding UvrD-helicase domain-containing protein: MSQDTDERVTRLFGGPGSGKTTELLDRVEELLDTEGVGVNDILLVSYTRAAANEVRERLAERRDLNPRSLQGTVCTMHAKAYDLLDLSRNDVVGESDKKEFCEDFGIEFEDEYSGAGRRTARSTTLGNKIIATSQWLQRTSRDVADWYDVPFQWNDEEVRLPPDIDPNAQEGNKYTPTWPSDDDRLDVPEAIRGWRTYKGENDLVGFADMLERVKQRSLLPNVDYLVIDEFQDITSLQYDVYEEWKPHMEKVLIAGDDDQVVYAWQGADPKLLLDEGGDDVILDTSHRLPSEILEVVQHEVRHIDERQEKNLSPRKQGGTVEQIDSPSMLDLVRNVRYTVEEHDGTLMLLFRARYQMFRFIDEFIDEGIPFRCLTDQRMWTDRLTQYVRAVEQIDADEPITGLQARRLADMLQDSAFGTNERDELFDAIDERKEEADTDDLAEIEVEPDFVTDFAPFMPGPAAAADMVRKVTSFQKNSMKAYFAGDYDGMAEDRVRIGTIHSAKGREADHVFVATDLTEKVVEQMAATVDEADVPDDVEEFTSKTDPVPCLTDNERRVFYVGMSRARERLVLMEKLVGGAPTLPIDVLLYNERNEKSVEDVLDGAVETPAPQSD, encoded by the coding sequence ATGAGCCAAGACACGGACGAACGAGTGACCCGCCTCTTCGGTGGTCCCGGCAGCGGGAAGACCACCGAACTCCTCGACCGTGTCGAGGAACTCCTCGACACGGAGGGCGTGGGCGTCAACGACATCTTGCTCGTCTCGTACACCCGAGCGGCCGCCAACGAGGTTCGCGAGCGACTCGCCGAGCGGCGCGACCTCAACCCCCGGTCGCTCCAGGGGACCGTCTGCACGATGCACGCGAAGGCCTACGACCTGCTCGACCTCTCGCGAAACGACGTGGTCGGCGAGTCCGACAAGAAGGAGTTCTGCGAGGACTTCGGCATCGAGTTCGAGGACGAGTACAGCGGCGCTGGCCGCCGGACCGCGCGCTCGACCACGCTGGGCAACAAGATAATCGCGACCAGCCAGTGGCTCCAGCGCACCAGCAGGGACGTTGCAGACTGGTACGACGTTCCCTTCCAGTGGAACGACGAGGAGGTCCGCCTGCCGCCGGACATCGACCCCAACGCCCAGGAGGGCAACAAGTACACCCCGACGTGGCCCAGCGACGACGACCGCCTCGACGTGCCCGAGGCCATCCGCGGGTGGCGCACGTACAAGGGCGAGAACGACCTCGTCGGCTTCGCCGACATGCTCGAACGGGTGAAACAGCGCTCGCTGCTCCCGAACGTCGACTACCTCGTCATCGACGAGTTCCAGGACATCACCAGCCTCCAGTACGACGTCTACGAGGAGTGGAAGCCCCACATGGAGAAGGTCCTCATCGCGGGCGACGACGACCAGGTCGTCTACGCGTGGCAGGGCGCAGACCCCAAGCTCCTGCTCGACGAGGGCGGCGACGACGTCATCCTCGACACCTCCCACCGGCTGCCCTCCGAGATTCTGGAGGTCGTCCAGCACGAGGTCCGGCACATCGACGAGCGCCAGGAGAAGAACCTCTCGCCGCGCAAGCAGGGCGGGACGGTCGAACAGATAGACAGTCCCTCGATGCTCGACCTCGTCCGGAACGTCCGGTACACCGTCGAGGAACACGACGGCACCCTGATGTTGCTGTTCCGGGCGCGCTACCAGATGTTCCGGTTCATCGACGAGTTCATCGACGAGGGCATCCCGTTCCGGTGTCTGACCGACCAGCGGATGTGGACCGACCGACTCACCCAGTACGTCCGGGCGGTCGAGCAGATCGACGCCGACGAACCCATCACCGGTCTGCAGGCCCGGCGGCTCGCCGACATGCTCCAGGACTCGGCGTTCGGCACGAACGAGCGCGACGAACTGTTCGACGCCATCGACGAGCGTAAGGAGGAAGCCGACACCGACGACCTCGCCGAGATCGAGGTCGAGCCCGACTTCGTGACCGACTTCGCGCCGTTCATGCCCGGTCCGGCCGCGGCGGCCGACATGGTCCGGAAGGTCACCAGCTTCCAGAAGAACTCGATGAAGGCGTACTTCGCGGGCGACTACGACGGGATGGCCGAGGACCGCGTCCGGATCGGTACCATCCACTCCGCGAAGGGTCGAGAGGCAGACCACGTCTTCGTCGCCACCGACCTGACCGAGAAGGTGGTCGAGCAGATGGCCGCCACCGTCGACGAGGCCGACGTGCCCGACGACGTCGAGGAGTTCACCTCCAAGACCGACCCCGTGCCCTGTCTGACCGACAACGAGCGGCGGGTGTTCTACGTCGGAATGTCTCGCGCGCGCGAGCGACTCGTCCTGATGGAGAAGCTCGTGGGCGGCGCGCCCACCCTCCCCATCGACGTGTTGCTGTACAACGAGCGCAACGAGAAGAGCGTCGAGGACGTGCTGGACGGTGCGGTCGAGACCCCCGCGCCCCAATCGGACTGA
- a CDS encoding carboxypeptidase M32 produces MADAYDDLLERYERISHLRDGRGVLYWDQQVTMPEGGTPARSRQLSALSGLTHEKLTDDGLGDLLDAAEREDLDPEQAAVVREVRREHERAGEVPQNLVEELTRLQSEAQDDWREAKANDDFGAFAPTLDELVDLRTERAEHIDPGRDPYEVMFEDGEPHLGLETVERVFEELKAGLVPLVEEIRASDPVPNVFDGSFDEGTQRDLSEDALDLLGYDWDRGRLDTSAHPFTSGNQFDARVTTRFHEDDPIDALTATVHEFGHATYALGLQRDAYGSPLGRARSHGVHESQSRFWENHVGRTREFWELFLPTFKEHFPQVEGVTPEEAYRAANRVTADNCIRVEADELTYHMHIILRSEVEKAFVSGDLDVAEIPHLWNDKMEEYLGVRPDSDAEGCLQDIHWTGGFARFQNYTVGSVLAAQLWATIEDELDDPRGLILAGEFEPIHDWLTENVHRHGQRYTTDELIRRATGEDLTADYFLDYAEEKFGEIYGL; encoded by the coding sequence ATGGCAGACGCCTACGACGACCTCCTCGAACGCTACGAACGGATCTCGCACCTCCGGGACGGCCGGGGCGTCCTCTACTGGGACCAGCAGGTCACGATGCCCGAGGGCGGCACGCCCGCCCGTTCTCGCCAGCTCTCGGCGCTCTCGGGGCTGACCCACGAGAAGCTGACCGACGACGGACTGGGCGACCTGCTCGACGCGGCCGAGCGCGAGGACCTCGACCCCGAGCAGGCCGCAGTCGTCCGCGAGGTCCGGCGCGAACACGAGCGCGCCGGAGAGGTCCCCCAAAACCTCGTGGAGGAGTTGACCCGGCTCCAGTCGGAGGCCCAGGACGACTGGCGGGAGGCCAAGGCGAACGACGACTTCGGGGCGTTCGCGCCGACGCTCGACGAACTGGTCGACCTCCGGACCGAGCGCGCCGAGCACATCGACCCCGGCCGGGACCCCTACGAGGTGATGTTCGAGGACGGCGAGCCGCACCTCGGACTGGAGACGGTCGAGCGCGTCTTCGAGGAACTCAAGGCCGGACTCGTCCCGCTCGTCGAGGAGATACGCGCGAGCGACCCCGTCCCGAACGTCTTCGATGGGAGCTTCGACGAGGGGACCCAGCGCGACCTCTCGGAGGACGCGCTCGACCTGCTGGGGTACGACTGGGACCGGGGCCGACTCGACACCTCCGCCCACCCGTTCACCTCCGGAAACCAGTTCGACGCCAGGGTCACCACGCGGTTCCACGAGGACGACCCCATCGACGCGCTGACCGCGACCGTCCACGAGTTCGGCCACGCGACCTACGCGCTCGGGCTCCAGCGAGACGCCTACGGCTCGCCGCTGGGGCGGGCGCGCTCGCACGGCGTCCACGAGTCCCAGTCGCGGTTCTGGGAGAACCACGTCGGCCGGACGAGGGAGTTCTGGGAGCTGTTCTTGCCCACATTCAAAGAACACTTCCCGCAGGTCGAGGGCGTGACTCCCGAGGAGGCCTACCGGGCGGCAAACCGGGTGACAGCGGACAACTGCATCCGGGTCGAGGCCGACGAACTCACCTACCACATGCACATCATCCTCCGGTCGGAGGTCGAGAAGGCATTCGTCTCTGGCGACCTCGACGTGGCCGAAATCCCGCATCTGTGGAACGACAAGATGGAGGAGTACCTCGGGGTCCGACCCGACTCGGACGCCGAGGGCTGTCTCCAAGACATCCACTGGACCGGCGGGTTCGCGCGGTTCCAGAACTACACGGTCGGGAGCGTGCTGGCCGCCCAGCTGTGGGCGACCATCGAGGACGAACTCGACGACCCGCGCGGGCTGATTCTGGCGGGCGAGTTCGAGCCCATCCACGACTGGCTGACCGAGAACGTCCACCGCCACGGCCAGCGGTACACCACCGACGAGCTGATTCGGCGGGCCACCGGCGAGGACCTGACCGCCGACTACTTCCTCGACTACGCCGAGGAGAAGTTCGGCGAGATATACGGGCTGTAG
- a CDS encoding DUF7533 family protein, with protein sequence MGNSGIIDTLQLAATLVFALPVGLLGAEKLLAGETLVGAAFVGVAVLMVVVQEYLTRPTDVPGSFAQKALGKVAKTPDDEE encoded by the coding sequence ATGGGTAACTCGGGCATCATCGACACGCTCCAGTTGGCGGCCACCCTCGTGTTCGCGCTGCCGGTGGGCCTGCTCGGCGCGGAGAAACTGCTCGCGGGCGAGACCCTCGTCGGCGCGGCGTTCGTCGGGGTCGCGGTCCTGATGGTCGTGGTTCAGGAGTACCTCACGAGGCCGACCGACGTGCCGGGGTCGTTCGCCCAGAAGGCGCTCGGCAAGGTCGCGAAGACGCCCGACGACGAGGAGTGA
- a CDS encoding SDR family NAD(P)-dependent oxidoreductase: MIRPDLDERTALVTGSATGVGRELLFALAERGASVAVHYRTSREAAEEVAEAARDRGAPEATAVQGDVADPDDVDAMFDAVERELGGVDVLVNNVGPFAPSHWEDISFEQWNTVLQANVNGTYLCCKRALPGMRDREWGRIVNVGYASAEKGLVSPKNAPYFIAKQGVLMFTRMLANDTQHDGITVNAVSPYVVENSDEFPDDLPRGRPAGFDDVAQAVLFFLDESSGYISGENVEVDGGWLPEKV, from the coding sequence ATGATACGACCCGACCTCGACGAACGGACCGCTCTGGTGACCGGTAGCGCGACGGGCGTCGGCCGAGAGCTACTGTTCGCGCTGGCCGAGCGGGGCGCGTCGGTCGCGGTCCACTACCGGACCAGCCGCGAGGCCGCCGAGGAGGTCGCCGAGGCGGCCCGCGACCGCGGCGCGCCCGAGGCGACCGCGGTGCAGGGCGACGTCGCCGACCCCGACGACGTGGACGCGATGTTCGACGCGGTCGAACGGGAACTGGGCGGCGTGGACGTGCTGGTCAACAACGTCGGCCCCTTCGCGCCCAGCCACTGGGAGGACATCTCCTTCGAGCAGTGGAACACCGTCCTGCAGGCGAACGTCAACGGCACCTACCTCTGCTGCAAGCGCGCGCTCCCCGGAATGCGCGACCGCGAGTGGGGCCGCATCGTGAACGTCGGCTACGCGAGCGCCGAGAAGGGACTGGTGAGCCCCAAGAACGCCCCCTACTTCATCGCCAAGCAGGGCGTGCTGATGTTCACCCGGATGCTCGCCAACGACACCCAGCACGACGGCATCACGGTCAACGCGGTCTCGCCCTACGTGGTCGAGAACTCCGACGAATTTCCCGACGACCTCCCGCGCGGGCGGCCCGCCGGGTTCGACGACGTGGCGCAGGCAGTCCTGTTCTTCCTCGACGAGTCCAGCGGCTACATCAGCGGCGAGAACGTCGAGGTCGACGGCGGGTGGCTCCCCGAAAAGGTGTGA